From the genome of Solidesulfovibrio carbinolicus, one region includes:
- a CDS encoding sigma-54 interaction domain-containing protein: MELNLSGMVGQSACLAEVLRVLGKVAPTDSTVLVTGESGTGKELLVRALHANSRRAGKPFVPVNCGAIPRELLESELFGHEKGAFTSAVRTRQGRFELAEGGTIFLDEIGEMDLSLQVKILRALQEKEYERVGGDKTLKADVRIVAATNRDLETEVAAGRFREDLYYRLNVIPLHLPPLRERGQDILLLADYFLGRFCRQKSRATLTFSPEARGLVLSYPWPGNVRELENFMERLSILCDSEVVGIEELPRKILDHAGVAPPPPPVALAEAGFRWPTLADLAEKSMGLKDFMDTLEEKLLIEALAKASGVKNQAAELLGIKRTTLIEKLKKRNMAGD, translated from the coding sequence ATGGAACTGAACCTTTCCGGCATGGTCGGGCAGAGTGCTTGCCTTGCCGAGGTCCTGCGCGTGCTGGGCAAGGTGGCCCCCACCGATTCCACGGTGCTGGTCACCGGCGAATCCGGCACGGGCAAGGAACTGCTCGTGCGGGCGCTGCACGCCAACAGCCGCCGGGCCGGCAAGCCTTTCGTGCCGGTCAATTGCGGGGCCATCCCGCGCGAACTTCTCGAATCCGAGCTTTTCGGCCACGAAAAAGGGGCGTTTACCTCGGCCGTGCGCACGCGCCAGGGCCGGTTCGAGCTGGCCGAAGGCGGCACGATTTTTCTTGATGAAATTGGCGAGATGGACCTGAGCCTGCAGGTGAAAATCCTGCGGGCGCTCCAGGAAAAAGAGTATGAGCGCGTCGGCGGCGACAAGACCCTCAAGGCCGACGTGCGCATCGTGGCCGCCACCAACCGCGACCTGGAAACCGAGGTGGCGGCGGGGCGGTTTCGCGAAGACCTCTACTACCGCTTAAACGTCATCCCGCTCCATCTGCCGCCGCTGCGCGAGCGCGGCCAGGACATCCTGCTTTTGGCCGACTATTTCCTGGGGCGCTTTTGCCGCCAGAAAAGCCGGGCCACCCTCACGTTTTCGCCCGAGGCCCGGGGGCTGGTCTTGAGCTATCCCTGGCCGGGCAACGTGCGCGAACTGGAAAACTTCATGGAGCGCCTGTCCATCCTGTGCGACAGCGAGGTGGTGGGCATTGAGGAGCTGCCGCGCAAGATTCTCGACCATGCCGGCGTGGCCCCGCCGCCGCCGCCGGTCGCTCTGGCCGAGGCCGGCTTTCGCTGGCCGACCCTGGCCGATCTGGCCGAAAAATCCATGGGACTCAAGGACTTCATGGACACCCTGGAGGAAAAGCTCCTCATCGAGGCCCTGGCCAAGGCCTCGGGGGTGAAAAACCAGGCGGCGGAACTGCTCGGCATCAAACGCACGACGCTGATTGAAAAGCTCAAAAAGCGCAACATGGCCGGCGATTGA
- a CDS encoding PAS domain-containing sensor histidine kinase, whose product MQFSMGGQEALAANCEQIIQLAPVSIMHIDAEGVITFVNDWHLVNFARGKRDRDFFLGRKLKDLPGITSSSMGGEIDRILSGETVHLEAVYVDACSGGQSAYQNIRGIPVMESGRVTGGIIIREDVTKIVLAQQLLAENQAIFKALLDATLDSIILSDVDGYILVLNEEAARRRGQTVDALMGASLYRHMPLKQAATRRDKLREAVARNAIVGYEERYGETCYQVSICPIADASGQVLYVASYSRDITTLKETEHQLRRERELAFSASQAKSQFLGNITHELRTPLNGIMGAAQLALQEAAGGEERELWEIVEDSGKRLLSIVNNVLELADIDAAAIEPVLATFSVAEVLGSLSRSYGVRAKVRDVQFLTRLDPRIPERLVGDVFRLRQILSNLVDNALKCTKSGTIEVRAKLIRSERLKFSAQYRTLLFQVRDTGIGIAKELHGKIFEDFELAEHYLTKRVSGAGLGLSIAKHLVQLLGGRIWVKSAPGKGSTFYFAAPFSLPDFECRDQSVVYVSEDPVFSPEEYTVLLVEDERINRLTTGRALSRLGYNVLEAINGQEALQTLSREQADIILMDIQMPVMDGIECTHHIRHGEVPGLSKRIPVVALTAYASEKDRERFLRLGMNDYLAKPHSIDQLAEVLEANLKQAGRASPLGPRL is encoded by the coding sequence ATGCAATTCTCTATGGGCGGTCAGGAAGCGCTTGCGGCCAACTGCGAGCAGATCATACAACTCGCTCCGGTTTCGATCATGCACATCGACGCCGAGGGCGTCATTACGTTCGTCAACGACTGGCACTTGGTCAATTTTGCCCGGGGCAAGCGCGACCGCGATTTTTTTCTTGGCCGAAAGCTCAAGGATTTGCCCGGGATCACCAGCTCCTCCATGGGCGGGGAGATCGACCGCATCCTGTCCGGCGAAACCGTCCATCTTGAGGCCGTCTACGTTGACGCCTGCAGCGGCGGCCAGTCCGCCTACCAGAACATCCGGGGCATTCCGGTCATGGAAAGCGGCCGGGTCACCGGCGGCATCATCATCCGCGAGGACGTGACCAAAATCGTTTTGGCCCAACAGCTGCTTGCGGAAAACCAGGCCATCTTCAAGGCCCTGCTCGACGCCACCCTTGATTCCATCATCCTGTCCGACGTGGACGGCTACATTCTGGTGCTCAACGAGGAGGCGGCAAGGCGTCGGGGCCAGACCGTGGACGCGCTCATGGGCGCGAGCCTGTACCGCCACATGCCCTTGAAACAGGCCGCGACGCGGCGTGACAAGCTGCGCGAGGCCGTGGCCCGCAACGCCATCGTCGGGTATGAGGAGCGCTACGGCGAAACCTGCTATCAGGTGAGCATTTGCCCCATCGCCGACGCATCCGGCCAGGTGCTTTACGTGGCCAGCTATTCCCGGGACATCACAACGCTTAAGGAAACCGAACACCAGCTTCGCCGGGAACGGGAGCTGGCCTTTTCGGCCAGCCAGGCCAAGTCGCAGTTTCTCGGCAACATCACCCACGAGCTGCGCACGCCCTTAAACGGCATCATGGGGGCCGCCCAGTTGGCACTGCAGGAAGCGGCCGGGGGCGAGGAGCGGGAGCTGTGGGAGATCGTCGAGGACTCGGGCAAGCGGCTTTTGTCCATCGTCAACAACGTGCTGGAGCTGGCCGACATCGACGCGGCGGCCATCGAACCGGTGCTGGCCACCTTCTCCGTGGCCGAGGTGCTGGGGTCGCTTAGCCGCAGCTACGGCGTGCGGGCCAAGGTGCGCGACGTGCAGTTTCTCACGCGGCTTGATCCGCGCATTCCCGAACGGCTGGTGGGCGACGTGTTCCGGCTGCGCCAGATTTTGTCCAATCTGGTCGATAATGCGCTCAAATGCACCAAAAGCGGGACCATCGAGGTCCGGGCCAAGCTCATCCGTTCGGAGCGGCTCAAATTTTCGGCCCAGTACCGTACGCTGCTTTTCCAGGTGCGCGACACCGGCATCGGCATCGCCAAGGAACTGCACGGCAAGATTTTCGAGGATTTCGAGCTGGCCGAGCACTACCTGACCAAGCGGGTCAGCGGCGCCGGGCTGGGGCTGTCCATCGCCAAGCATCTGGTGCAGCTGCTTGGCGGGCGCATCTGGGTGAAAAGCGCGCCGGGCAAGGGCAGCACCTTTTATTTCGCGGCCCCGTTTTCCCTGCCGGATTTCGAGTGTCGGGACCAGTCCGTGGTCTACGTCAGCGAGGACCCGGTGTTTTCGCCCGAAGAGTATACGGTGCTGCTGGTCGAGGACGAGCGCATCAACCGCCTGACCACGGGCCGGGCGCTTTCGCGGCTCGGCTACAACGTGCTGGAGGCGATAAACGGCCAGGAGGCCTTGCAGACGTTGTCCCGGGAGCAGGCCGACATCATCCTTATGGATATCCAGATGCCGGTGATGGACGGCATCGAGTGCACCCACCACATCCGCCATGGCGAGGTGCCGGGGCTTTCCAAGCGCATCCCGGTGGTGGCCCTGACGGCCTATGCCAGCGAAAAGGACCGGGAGCGGTTCTTGCGCCTGGGCATGAACGATTATCTGGCCAAGCCGCATTCCATTGACCAACTGGCCGAGGTGCTGGAAGCCAACCTCAAGCAGGCGGGCCGGGCCTCGCCCCTGGGGCCGAGGCTGTAA
- a CDS encoding tetratricopeptide repeat protein: protein MSLSLRAALWRLLLAVVVAALSAGSAAALSVSTVTKADTDSLLLQFSKRGGYPAISRTGPVEISLAFPAGTLAGETPPGPADFNSSRLLEGVRLEGDTVIVRLKSDAFGFVGWPEGDQGLKLQVYRDPAGANWSPGAPSATPSTTWPPVDPVVKPSSALTLPVTPPNPKPGPLDLPPLPPSLTPSAAEPAKAGQPEAAKEAFYAVPSSMRATALRVSPDKAPVLRPDGMARAPSPALTEQPAGGKGQVPGGGGELRQAVKLPPIPPALAGDETRAPVTPPGKDQKPAPAAKAEAAPQPPAADHAPASAEATPPAQEEDHDANTLVAAQAERLAGNFFGANNMLRSLVLNPKLKPDVREEAMHTLAGVQMDLHKDDLAGHYDEVQKALNEAINVNPNSYRVPETLLQLGMLNLRVGNIPEAKGYFNVLTRKYPTDASVPMVNFAWGEYYFDRGEFKKAEEEYKNVVEKFPESKFVREGAMGMAKTLVRLGRYKEAAQIADYIDKRWPRYYTEFPQILRITGDIAYKNGDFKKARDCYMLFYNMEPDAKDADLVLAKLGDIYARLGNKPGAVDFYNLAIKDYPDSEGGLVAKMRLAEQGVHDQPTISEMFPLFDKPQYGSPEEIYRSIIRDHPQSPLAPLAQLKLAMWLLHQQNYPGSLKESAAYLERYPQSELAPKAEETAITAFERMAADMLAHKDYDRLVAAYKEYRLINTNRGLLSDTTRLGLALAYLRTGDTANAIKEASPYIGPKETDNGNWALTMAMSVYQNDRNWREIVELARKVQGWRFSPSQRRGLEYLVAEALENLGEASRALPLWTKMAGDRDLEAEKRCYALYFVAKEAMAKKEWEKAQLYAGEADFMFKETGRDPDKRKAAVNIQIEAARALGDFSKALKLAEAYAKLCKEGDDDYAGNRMRIAAIQRAMGDVEGWRATLTAMRDAAPESLYGRMAASDLAASGLQNRLDALTRPQ, encoded by the coding sequence GTGAGCCTCTCCCTTCGCGCCGCCCTCTGGCGGCTTCTTCTGGCGGTCGTCGTGGCCGCGCTGTCCGCCGGATCGGCGGCGGCCTTGTCCGTGTCCACGGTCACCAAGGCCGACACGGACTCGCTTTTGCTCCAGTTTTCCAAGCGCGGCGGCTATCCGGCCATCAGCCGCACCGGCCCGGTGGAGATCAGCCTGGCCTTTCCGGCCGGAACCCTGGCCGGCGAAACGCCGCCCGGGCCGGCCGATTTCAATTCCTCGCGGCTTTTGGAAGGCGTGCGTCTGGAAGGCGACACCGTCATTGTGCGCCTGAAATCCGACGCTTTCGGTTTCGTGGGCTGGCCCGAGGGCGACCAGGGGCTCAAGCTGCAAGTCTACCGCGACCCGGCCGGCGCCAACTGGTCCCCAGGCGCGCCTTCGGCTACGCCCAGCACCACCTGGCCGCCGGTCGATCCCGTCGTCAAGCCGTCCTCGGCCCTGACCCTGCCCGTCACGCCGCCCAATCCCAAGCCCGGTCCCTTGGATCTGCCGCCCCTGCCGCCGTCGCTGACTCCGTCGGCCGCCGAGCCGGCCAAGGCCGGCCAGCCCGAGGCGGCCAAGGAGGCCTTTTACGCCGTGCCCTCGTCCATGCGGGCCACGGCCCTTCGCGTCAGCCCGGACAAGGCCCCGGTGCTGCGCCCCGATGGCATGGCCCGCGCGCCGTCCCCGGCCCTGACCGAACAGCCGGCCGGCGGCAAGGGACAAGTCCCGGGCGGTGGCGGCGAACTGCGTCAGGCCGTCAAATTGCCGCCGATTCCCCCGGCTCTGGCCGGCGACGAGACCCGCGCCCCGGTGACGCCGCCCGGCAAGGACCAAAAGCCGGCACCGGCCGCCAAGGCCGAGGCCGCGCCGCAGCCTCCGGCCGCCGACCACGCCCCGGCCAGCGCCGAGGCCACGCCCCCGGCCCAGGAAGAAGACCACGACGCCAATACCCTGGTGGCCGCCCAGGCCGAACGGCTGGCCGGCAACTTTTTTGGGGCCAACAACATGCTGCGCAGCCTGGTGCTGAATCCCAAACTCAAGCCCGACGTGCGCGAAGAGGCCATGCATACCCTGGCCGGCGTCCAGATGGACCTGCACAAGGACGATCTGGCCGGCCACTATGACGAGGTGCAAAAGGCCTTAAACGAAGCCATCAACGTCAACCCCAACTCCTACCGGGTGCCCGAGACCCTGCTGCAGCTGGGGATGCTCAACCTTCGCGTGGGCAACATCCCCGAAGCCAAGGGCTACTTCAACGTGCTGACGCGCAAGTACCCCACCGACGCCAGCGTCCCCATGGTCAATTTCGCCTGGGGCGAATACTATTTTGATCGCGGCGAGTTCAAGAAGGCCGAGGAAGAGTACAAAAACGTCGTCGAAAAGTTCCCGGAGAGCAAGTTCGTGCGCGAAGGGGCCATGGGCATGGCCAAGACCCTGGTTCGCCTGGGTCGCTACAAGGAAGCCGCCCAGATAGCCGACTACATCGATAAACGTTGGCCGCGCTATTATACGGAGTTTCCGCAAATTCTTCGCATCACCGGCGACATCGCCTACAAGAACGGCGATTTCAAGAAAGCTCGTGACTGCTACATGCTGTTTTACAACATGGAGCCGGATGCCAAGGACGCCGATCTGGTCCTGGCCAAGCTCGGCGACATCTACGCCCGCTTGGGAAACAAGCCCGGAGCCGTGGATTTCTACAATCTGGCCATCAAGGACTACCCGGACAGCGAAGGGGGGCTTGTGGCCAAGATGCGCCTGGCCGAGCAGGGCGTTCACGACCAGCCCACCATCTCCGAGATGTTCCCGCTTTTCGACAAGCCGCAGTACGGCAGCCCCGAGGAAATCTACCGCAGCATCATCCGCGACCATCCCCAAAGCCCGCTGGCGCCCCTGGCCCAACTCAAGCTGGCCATGTGGCTGCTGCACCAGCAGAACTATCCCGGCAGCCTCAAGGAATCCGCCGCCTATCTGGAGCGCTATCCCCAAAGCGAGCTGGCCCCCAAGGCCGAGGAGACGGCCATCACCGCTTTCGAGCGCATGGCTGCCGACATGCTGGCCCATAAGGACTACGACCGGCTGGTGGCGGCCTACAAGGAATACCGGCTGATCAACACCAACCGGGGGCTGCTGTCGGATACCACCCGCCTGGGGCTGGCCCTGGCCTACCTGCGCACCGGCGATACGGCAAACGCCATCAAGGAAGCCTCGCCCTACATCGGCCCCAAGGAGACCGACAACGGCAACTGGGCGCTGACCATGGCCATGTCGGTCTACCAAAACGACCGCAACTGGCGCGAGATCGTGGAGCTGGCCCGCAAGGTCCAGGGCTGGCGGTTTTCCCCCAGCCAGCGCCGGGGCCTGGAATATCTGGTGGCCGAGGCCCTGGAAAATCTCGGCGAAGCCTCCCGGGCCTTGCCCCTGTGGACCAAGATGGCCGGCGACCGCGATCTGGAAGCTGAAAAGCGCTGCTATGCCCTGTATTTCGTGGCCAAGGAGGCCATGGCCAAGAAGGAGTGGGAAAAGGCCCAGCTTTATGCCGGCGAGGCCGATTTCATGTTCAAGGAAACCGGCCGCGACCCGGACAAGCGCAAGGCCGCCGTCAACATCCAGATCGAAGCCGCCCGGGCCCTTGGCGACTTTTCCAAGGCCCTCAAGCTGGCCGAGGCCTACGCCAAGCTGTGCAAGGAAGGCGACGACGACTACGCCGGCAACCGGATGCGCATCGCCGCCATCCAGCGGGCCATGGGCGACGTCGAGGGCTGGCGGGCCACGTTGACGGCCATGCGCGACGCCGCGCCCGAATCCCTCTACGGCCGCATGGCCGCCTCGGATCTGGCCGCCAGCGGCCTGCAAAACCGCCTCGACGCCCTGACTCGTCCCCAATAG
- the amrB gene encoding AmmeMemoRadiSam system protein B, whose amino-acid sequence MPASATSAASIRQPVVAGRFYPADPAALARETAAYLAESGAPSDKPTLLVMAPHAGAVYSGPVAGKTLGAANLADTLLLLGPNHTGRGARLAVWPDGAWRIPGWDVPVEAALAEALLAAAPGLSPDRAAHLGEHSLEVLLPFLTAVRPGCRVVPVAVAESRPGVLAETAQAMAEVLAAWSRPVSIIVSSDMSHYLPEAAAKKRDCLALARVLALDPQGLLDVVRREDISMCGVLPMTLGLLIARALGATSARLAAYATSGEVSGDFDQVVGYAGVIVEN is encoded by the coding sequence ATGCCCGCATCCGCAACTTCCGCCGCATCCATTCGCCAGCCCGTGGTGGCCGGGCGGTTCTATCCGGCCGATCCCGCCGCCCTGGCCCGGGAGACGGCCGCCTATCTGGCCGAGTCCGGCGCACCTTCGGACAAGCCGACCCTGCTGGTCATGGCTCCCCACGCCGGGGCCGTCTACAGCGGCCCGGTGGCCGGCAAGACCCTGGGCGCGGCCAACCTCGCCGACACCCTGCTGCTGCTTGGCCCCAACCACACCGGCCGGGGGGCGCGACTGGCCGTGTGGCCGGACGGGGCTTGGCGTATCCCCGGCTGGGACGTGCCCGTGGAGGCCGCCCTGGCCGAGGCCCTGCTCGCCGCCGCGCCCGGGCTTTCGCCGGACCGGGCGGCCCATCTGGGTGAACATTCCCTGGAAGTGCTGCTGCCGTTTCTGACAGCCGTGCGGCCGGGCTGCCGCGTCGTGCCGGTGGCCGTGGCCGAGTCGCGTCCGGGCGTCCTGGCCGAAACGGCCCAGGCCATGGCCGAGGTGTTGGCCGCCTGGTCTAGGCCGGTCTCCATCATCGTCAGTTCCGACATGAGCCACTACCTGCCCGAAGCGGCGGCCAAAAAGCGCGACTGCCTGGCCCTGGCCCGGGTTCTGGCCCTGGACCCGCAAGGGCTATTGGACGTGGTGCGGCGCGAGGACATCAGCATGTGCGGCGTGCTGCCCATGACACTGGGCCTTCTGATCGCCCGGGCCCTTGGGGCCACCTCGGCCCGGCTGGCCGCCTACGCCACCTCCGGGGAGGTCAGCGGCGATTTCGACCAGGTGGTGGGCTACGCCGGGGTGATCGTGGAGAATTGA
- the nikR gene encoding nickel-responsive transcriptional regulator NikR codes for MGQTIRFGVSLNSELLEKFDALCDEKSYQTRSEAIRDLIRGVLVQKEWEQSDKEVAGVLTLVYDHHTSDLAQRLIETQHEQHDVILSSMHVHLDHHNCLEALVLKGPGEAVQRLSQKLISTRGVKYGKLTLATTGQEIV; via the coding sequence ATGGGACAGACCATCCGCTTCGGCGTGTCGCTCAATTCCGAACTTCTGGAGAAGTTCGACGCACTGTGCGACGAAAAGAGCTATCAAACCCGTTCCGAAGCCATCCGCGACCTCATCCGGGGCGTTTTGGTGCAAAAGGAATGGGAGCAATCGGACAAGGAAGTGGCCGGCGTGCTGACGCTGGTCTACGACCACCACACTTCCGATCTGGCCCAACGGCTCATCGAGACCCAGCACGAGCAGCACGACGTGATCCTGTCGTCCATGCACGTGCATCTCGACCACCACAACTGTCTGGAAGCGCTGGTGCTCAAGGGGCCGGGCGAGGCCGTGCAGCGGCTGTCGCAAAAGCTCATCTCCACGCGCGGCGTTAAGTACGGCAAGCTGACCCTGGCCACCACCGGCCAGGAGATCGTCTAG
- a CDS encoding flagellar basal body rod protein FlgC — protein MTDAISAAQSALSAFSTSMAVTANNVANINTDGYKSKDARLETGPDGQGVRVSDIVRDASPGGYQPESVSAYNQAGVYEPSAGLVETSNVDLARQTVDMIQTSRAFEANVVTIRSQDQMLGTLLDMRV, from the coding sequence ATGACCGACGCCATCTCCGCCGCCCAGTCGGCGCTCAGCGCTTTTTCCACTTCCATGGCGGTCACGGCCAACAACGTGGCCAACATCAACACCGACGGCTACAAGTCCAAGGATGCCCGCCTGGAGACCGGCCCTGACGGACAGGGCGTGCGCGTGTCCGACATCGTGCGCGACGCTTCGCCCGGCGGCTATCAGCCGGAATCCGTCAGCGCCTATAATCAGGCCGGGGTGTACGAGCCTTCGGCCGGGCTGGTGGAGACGAGCAACGTGGATCTGGCCCGGCAGACCGTGGACATGATCCAGACTTCCCGGGCCTTCGAGGCCAATGTCGTGACCATCCGCAGCCAGGACCAGATGCTCGGTACGCTGCTGGACATGCGGGTCTAG
- the folE2 gene encoding GTP cyclohydrolase FolE2 has product MQDVQSGPPEVPIDLDRVGIKNFRLPLLVRDRTRGRQHTVADVELSVDLPAQFKGTHMSRFVEALSGFAGELDLVTFKALLEDVRARLEAQNAHMTLRFPYFLSKASPATGASALVDYACLVSGEFEGDKFRLTLGVDVPVMTVCPCSLAISDQGAHSQRAVISIRCRFSGLLWLEELIETAEAAGSSPVYALLKREDEKHVTEQAFANPTFVEDVARQVARSLREHPKVTWFRVEVESFESIHNHSAFAGIEGRNAR; this is encoded by the coding sequence ATGCAAGACGTGCAAAGCGGACCCCCCGAGGTCCCCATCGACCTCGACAGAGTCGGCATCAAGAATTTCCGTCTGCCGCTTCTGGTGCGCGACCGCACGCGCGGCCGCCAGCATACCGTGGCCGACGTGGAGCTGTCCGTGGACCTGCCGGCCCAGTTCAAGGGCACCCACATGAGCCGGTTCGTCGAGGCCCTGTCCGGTTTTGCCGGCGAGCTCGACCTCGTCACCTTCAAGGCCCTGCTCGAAGACGTGCGCGCCCGCCTGGAAGCCCAAAACGCCCACATGACCTTGCGTTTTCCCTATTTCCTGTCCAAGGCCTCGCCGGCCACCGGGGCCAGCGCGCTGGTGGACTACGCCTGCCTGGTCTCCGGGGAGTTCGAGGGCGACAAGTTTCGCCTGACGCTGGGCGTGGACGTGCCGGTCATGACCGTGTGCCCATGTTCCCTGGCCATTTCCGATCAGGGGGCGCACAGCCAGCGGGCGGTCATCTCCATCCGCTGCCGGTTTTCCGGCCTGCTGTGGCTGGAGGAGCTTATCGAGACGGCCGAGGCGGCCGGCTCGTCGCCGGTCTACGCCCTGTTAAAACGCGAGGACGAAAAGCACGTCACCGAACAGGCCTTCGCCAACCCGACCTTTGTCGAGGACGTGGCCCGCCAGGTGGCCCGTTCCTTGCGGGAGCATCCCAAGGTGACGTGGTTTCGGGTGGAAGTGGAGAGCTTCGAGTCCATCCACAACCACAGCGCCTTTGCCGGGATTGAGGGGCGCAACGCCCGGTAG